In the Numida meleagris isolate 19003 breed g44 Domestic line unplaced genomic scaffold, NumMel1.0 unplaced_Scaffold249, whole genome shotgun sequence genome, one interval contains:
- the LOC110390915 gene encoding myosin-1B-like yields MATDADMAIFGEAAPYLRKSEKERIEAQNKPFDAKSSVFVVHAKESYVKSTIQSKESGKVTVKTEGGETLTVKEDQIFSMNPPKYDKIEDMAMMTHVRINQQLDTKQPRQYFIGVLDIAGFEIFDFNSLEQLCINFTNEKLQQFFNHHMFVLEQEEYKKEGIDWEFIDFGMDLAACIELIEKPMGIFSILEEECMFPKATDTSFKNKLYDQHLGKSNNFQKPKPGKGKAEAHFSLVHYAGTVDYNITGWLEKNKDPLNETVVGLYQKSSLKTLALLFASVGGAEAESGGGGKKGGKKKGSSFQTVSALFRENLNKLMSNLRSTHPHFVRCLIPNETKTPGAMEHELVLHQLRCNGVLEGIRICRKGFPSRILYADFKQRYKVLNASAIPEGQFIDSKKASEKLLGSIDVDHTQYKFGHTKVFFKAGLLGLLEEMRDEKLAQLITRTQARCRGFLMRVEFKKMMERRESIFCIQYNVRAFMNVKHWPWMKLFFKIKPLLKSAESEKEMANMKEEFEKTKEELAKSEAKRKELEEKMVSLLQEKNDLQLQVQAEADGLADAEERCDQLIKTKIQLEAKIKELAERAEDEEEMNAELTAKKRKLEDECSELKKDIDDLELTLAKVEKEKHATENKVKNLTEEMAALDENIAKLTKEKKALQEAHQQTLDDLQAEEDKVNTLTKAKTKLEQQVDDLEGSLEQEKKLRMDLERAKRKLEGDLKMTQESTMDLENDKQQLDEKLKKKDFEISQIQSKIEDEQALGMQLQKKIKELQARTEELEEEIEAERTSRAKAEKHRADLSRELEEISERLEEAGGATAAQIDMNKKREAEFQKMRRDLEEATLQHEATAAALRKKHADSTAELGEQIDNLQRVKQKLEKEKSELKMEIDDLASNMESVSKAKANLEKMCRSLEDQLSEIKTKEEEQQRTINDISTQKARLQTESAEYSRQVEEKDALISQLSRGKQAFTQQIEELKRHLEEEIKVRELEGEVDAEQKRSAEAVKGVRKYERRVKELTYQSEEDRKNVLRLQDLVDKLQMKVKSYKRQAEEAEELSNVNLSKFRKIQHELEEAEERADIAESQVNKLRAKSREIGKKAESEE; encoded by the exons ATGGCTACAGATGCTGATATGGCCATCTTTGGGGAGGCAGCTCCTTACCTCCGAAAGTCAGAAAAGGAGAGGATCGAGGCCCAGAACAAGCCTTTTGATGCCAAGTCATCAGTCTTTGTGGTACATGCTAAAGAATCCTATGTGAAAAGCACAATCCAGAGCAAAGAATCTGGGAAGGTCACTGTCAAGACAGAAGGTGGAGAA ACTCTAACCGTGAAAGAAGATCAAATCTTCTCCATGAACCCTCCCAAGTATGATAAAATTGAGGACATGGCCATGATGACCCAC GTTCGCATCAACCAACAGCTGGATACCAAGCAGCCCAGGCAGTACTTCATTGGTGTCCTGGACATTGCTGGCTTTGAGATCTTTGAT TTCAACAGCCTGGAGCAGCTGTGTATCAACTTCACCaatgagaaactgcagcagttCTTCAACCACCACATGTTCGTGCTGGAACAGGAAGAGTACAAGAAGGAAGGCATTGACTGGGAGTTCATTGACTTTGGGATGGACCTGGCTGCCTGCATTGAGCTCATTGAAAAG CCCATGGGCATCTTCTCCATCCTGGAAGAGGAGTGCATGTTCCCCAAGGCAACCGACACCTCTTTCAAGAACAAGCTCTATGACCAGCATCTGGGCAAGTCCAACAACTTCCAGAAGCCTAAACCTGGCAAAGGCAAGGCTGAGGCCCACTTCTCCCTGGTGCACTACGCTGGCACAGTGGACTACAACATCACTGGCTGGCTTGAGAAGAACAAGGACCCCCTGAACGAAACTGTTGTGGGGCTATACCAGAAATCATCCCTGAAGACACTGGCCTTACTGTTTGCCTCTGTTGGTGGGGCAGAAGCAG agagTGGTGGCGGTGGAAAGAAAGGTGGCAAGAAGAAGGGGTCTTCTTTCCAGACTGTCTCAGCTCTTTTCCGG GAAAATTTAAACAAACTGATGAGCAATCTGCGAAGCACACACCCCCATTTTGTGCGATGCCTCATTCCCAACGAAACAAAAACACCCG GTGCCATGGAGCATGAACTGGTGCTGCACCAGCTGCGCTGTAATGGCGTGCTGGAAGGGATCCGGATTTGCAGGAAAGGATTCCCCAGCAGAATACTTTATGCAGACTTTAAACAGAG ATACAAGGTGCTTAATGCCAGTGCCATCCCTGAGGGACAGTTCATTGATAGTAAGAAAGCTTCTGAGAAGCTCCTTGGGTCAATCGATGTGGACCACACCCAGTACAAATTTGGTCACACCAAG gtgTTCTTCAAAGCTGGTCTGCTGGGACTCCTGGAAGAGATGAGGGACGAGAAGCTGGCACAGCTCATCACGCGCACACAGGCCAGGTGCAGAGGCTTCCTAATGAGAGTGGAGTTCaagaaaatgatggaaagaAG GGAATCTATCTTCTGCATCCAGTACAATGTTCGTGCATTTATGAATGTCAAGCACTGGCCTTGGATGAAGCTGTTCTTCAAAATCAAACCCTTGCTGAAGAGCGCAGaatctgagaaagaaatggcCAACATGAAGGAAGAGTTTGAAAAAACCAAAGAAGAACTTGCAAAGTCTGAGGCAAAGAgaaaggagctggaggagaaaatggtttccctgctgcaggagaaaaatgatcTGCAGCTCCAAGTGCAGGCT GAAGCAGATGGTTTGGCTGATGCTGAGGAAAGATGTGACCAGCTcatcaaaaccaaaatccaGCTGGAGGCCAAAATTAAGGAGCTtgcagagagagcagaagatgaggaagagatGAATGCTGAGCTGACAGCCAAGAAGAGGAAGCTGGAGGATGAATgctcagaactgaaaaaagacaTAGATGACCTGGAGTTAACATTGGCCAAAgttgagaaggaaaagcatgcCACTGAAAACAAG GTGAAAAACCTCACAGAGGAGATGGCAGCCCTGGACGAGAACATTGCCAAGctgacaaaagagaagaaagcccTCCAAGAGGCCCACCAGCAGACACTGGATGACCTGCAGGCTGAAGAGGACAAAGTCAATACGCTGACCAAAGCTAAAACCAAGCTGGAGCAGCAAGTGGACGAT CTGGAAGGGTCCCTGGAGCAAGAGAAGAAACTGCGCATGGACCTCGAGAGAGCTAAGAGGAAACTCGAGGGAGACCTGAAAATGACCCAGGAATCCACAATGGACTTGGAAAATGATAAACAGCAGCTggatgagaaactgaagaa GAAAGACTTTGAAATCAGCCAGATCCAGAGCAAAATTGAGGATGAGCAAGCCCTGGGCATGCAGTTACAGAAGAAGATCAAGGAGCTGCAG GCCCGTACTGAGGAACTGGAGGAGGAAATTGAGGCAGAGCGAACCTCTCGggcaaaagcagagaagcaCCGGGCTGACCTCTccagggagctggaggagatcAGTGAGCGCCTGGAAGAAGCAGGAGGGGCTACGGCAGCTCAGATCGATATGAACAAGAAGCGGGAGGCAGAATTTCAGAAGATGCGCCGTGACCTCGAAGAGGCCACGCTGCAGCACGAAGCCACGGCTGCTGCCCTGCGGAAGAAGCATGCGGACAGCACAGCGGAGCTTGGGGAGCAGATCGACAACCTGCAACGAGTCaagcagaagctggagaaggagaagagtgAGCTGAAGATGGAGATTGATGACTTGGCCAGCAACATGGAGTCTGTCTCCAAAGCCAAG GCAAATTTAGAGAAGATGTGTCGTTCCCTAGAAGATCAACTCAGTGAGATAAAGACAAAGGAAGAGGAGCAACAGCGCACAATTAATGACATCAGTACACAGAAAGCTCGGCTACAAACAGAGTCTG CTGAATATTCACGCCAGGTGGAGGAGAAAGATGCTCTGATTTCTCAGCTGTCACGAGGCAAACAGGCATTCACCCAACAGATTGAGGAGCTCAAGAGGCACTTAGAGGAGGAGATAAAG GTGCGGGAGCTGGAAGGAGAGGTTGATGCTGAGCAGAAGCGCAGCGCTGAAGCCGTGAAGGGTGTGCGCAAGTACGAGAGGAGGGTGAAGGAGCTGACCTACCAG tctgaagaagatCGGAAGAATGTTCTCAGGCTCCAGGACCTGGTGGACAAACTGCAAATGAAAGTGAAATCCTACAAGAGGCAAGCTGAGGAGGCT gaGGAGCTGTCCAATGTCAACCTTTCCAAATTCCGCAAGATCCAGCATGAGCTGGAGGAAGCCGAGGAGCGGGCTGACATTGCAGAGTCACAGGTCAACAAGCTCCGTGCAAAGAGCCGTGAAATAGGCAAGAAGGCAGAAAGTGAAGAGTAG